One Denticeps clupeoides chromosome 3, fDenClu1.1, whole genome shotgun sequence DNA window includes the following coding sequences:
- the LOC114785722 gene encoding glucagon receptor-like isoform X1, with protein sequence MSLPSLTLTLLMFTTHTQPSSAKYMEILMEKWMSYKNECSQSISSSPPASGLVCNRTFDQYSCWPDGAPGTMVNVSCPWYLPWYHKVRHGLVYRACGSDGRWAEKHTQDTSECEEDTMWYGRILRIFRVMYTVGYSLSLGALVLALAILVAFRKLHCMRNNIHMNLFASFILRALSILIKDVLLDSLKHTHTHTAASSQYQSQRWSNIQTVAGCRIAMVMMQYSVVANNYWLLVEGLYLHSLLVITVFSERNYFHLYLCIGWGAPLIFVLPWVTVKYLYENEECWEMNINMGYWWIIRSPILLAYLQVHRFMYFLPALLSALLIIPAGELMNLEEKINFYIFIRIIKILMSKLKAHQMRYTDYKFRLAKSTLTLIPLLGIHAILFTFVIDESVPKESLLRLIRLFYDLLFSSFQGLLVAILYCFVNKEVQSEMVKRWKRWKLGKDIEEEYRNTHSQTPHPKGASTATSAPPNTPNPPKQASSPLAVEEGRCLVIGCVNRGEGGQMEWAHWVSGPREGASNCSSLTEDVCLEERIQCSNAPPGAKESHV encoded by the exons ATGTCCCTCCCCAGCCTGACCCTCACCCTGCTCatgttcaccacacacacacag CCATCCTCTGCTAAATACATGGAGATTTTAATGGAGAAATGGATGAGCTATAAAAACGAATGCAGTcagagcatcagcagcagcccaCCTGCCAGTG GGCTGGTGTGCAACCGGACGTTTGACCAGTACTCCTGCTGGCCGGACGGCGCTCCTGGCACCATGGTCAACGTGTCCTGCCCCTGGTACCTGCCCTGGTACCACAAAG TCCGGCACGGCCTGGTGTATCGAGCCTGTGGTTCTGATGGGCGATGGGCTGAAAAGCACACCCAGGACACCAGCGAGTGTGAGGAGGACACCATG TGGTACGGACGGATCTTGCGCATCTTCAGGGTGATGTACACGGTGGGCTACTCACTGTCActgggggcgctggtgctggcCCTCGCCATCCTGGTGGCattcag gaAGCTGCACTGCATGAGGAACAACATCCACATGAACCTGTTTGCCTCCTTCATCCTGCGCGCCCTGTCCATCCTGATCAAAGACGTGCTGCTGGActccctcaaacacacacacacacacacggcggcGTCCAGCCAGTACCAGAGCCAGCGCTGGTCCAAcatacag ACTGTTGCTGGGTGCCGCATCGCCATGGTGATGATGCAGTACAGCGTTGTTGCCAACAACTACTGGCTGCTGGTTGAGGGTCTGTACCTGCACAGCCTGCTGGTCATCACCGTCTTCTCCGAGAGAAACTACTTCCACTTATATCTGTGCATCGGCtggg GGGCACCGCTGATATTCGTGTTGCCGTGGGTGACGGTGAAGTACctgtatgaaaatgaaga GTGCTGGGAGATGAACATCAACATGGGCTACTGGTGGATCATTCGCTCCCCCATCCTCCTCGCCTACCTG CAGGTTCATCGCTTCATGTACTTCCTCCCTGCCCTCCTCTCTGCATTACTTATTATCCCTGCCGGGGAATTAATGAACCTAGAAGAAAAG ATCAATTTCTACATTTTCATTCGGATCATCAAGATTCTGATGTCCAAGCTGAAAGCACATCAGATGAGATACACAGATTACAAGTTCAG ACTTGCCAAGTCCACTCTTACTCTCATCCCTCTGTTGGGCATCCATGCCATCCTTTTTACCTTCGTCATCGACGAGTCGGTACCCAAAGAATCCCTGCTGCGCCTCATCCGTCTTTTTTATGACCTTCTCTTCAGCTCCTTTCAG GGTCTGTTGGTGGCGATTTTATACTGCTTCGTCAACAAAGAG GTACAGTCTGAGATGGTGAAGCGCTGGAAGCGCTGGAAACTGGGCAAGGACATCGAGGAGGAGTACCGAAACACGCACAGCCAGACCCCGCACCCAAAGGGAGCCAGCACGGCGACCTCTGCCCCTCCCAACACCCCGAACCCTCCTAAGCAGGCCAGCTCGCCCCTGGCTGTGGAAGAGGGCAGGTGTCTGGTGATTGGCTGTGTGAacaggggagagggaggccagATGGAGTGGGCGCACTGGGTCTCCGGGCCTCGGGAGGGCGCTAGTAACTGCAGCTCGCTTACAGAGGACGTCTGTTTGGAAGAAAGAATACAGTGCAGCAATGCCCCACCGGGTGCGAAAGAGAGCCACGTCTGA
- the LOC114785722 gene encoding glucagon receptor-like isoform X2 — translation MSLPSLTLTLLMFTTHTQPSSAKYMEILMEKWMSYKNECSQSISSSPPASGLVCNRTFDQYSCWPDGAPGTMVNVSCPWYLPWYHKVRHGLVYRACGSDGRWAEKHTQDTSECEEDTMWYGRILRIFRVMYTVGYSLSLGALVLALAILVAFRKLHCMRNNIHMNLFASFILRALSILIKDVLLDSLKHTHTHTAASSQYQSQRWSNIQTVAGCRIAMVMMQYSVVANNYWLLVEGLYLHSLLVITVFSERNYFHLYLCIGWGAPLIFVLPWVTVKYLYENEECWEMNINMGYWWIIRSPILLAYLINFYIFIRIIKILMSKLKAHQMRYTDYKFRLAKSTLTLIPLLGIHAILFTFVIDESVPKESLLRLIRLFYDLLFSSFQGLLVAILYCFVNKEVQSEMVKRWKRWKLGKDIEEEYRNTHSQTPHPKGASTATSAPPNTPNPPKQASSPLAVEEGRCLVIGCVNRGEGGQMEWAHWVSGPREGASNCSSLTEDVCLEERIQCSNAPPGAKESHV, via the exons ATGTCCCTCCCCAGCCTGACCCTCACCCTGCTCatgttcaccacacacacacag CCATCCTCTGCTAAATACATGGAGATTTTAATGGAGAAATGGATGAGCTATAAAAACGAATGCAGTcagagcatcagcagcagcccaCCTGCCAGTG GGCTGGTGTGCAACCGGACGTTTGACCAGTACTCCTGCTGGCCGGACGGCGCTCCTGGCACCATGGTCAACGTGTCCTGCCCCTGGTACCTGCCCTGGTACCACAAAG TCCGGCACGGCCTGGTGTATCGAGCCTGTGGTTCTGATGGGCGATGGGCTGAAAAGCACACCCAGGACACCAGCGAGTGTGAGGAGGACACCATG TGGTACGGACGGATCTTGCGCATCTTCAGGGTGATGTACACGGTGGGCTACTCACTGTCActgggggcgctggtgctggcCCTCGCCATCCTGGTGGCattcag gaAGCTGCACTGCATGAGGAACAACATCCACATGAACCTGTTTGCCTCCTTCATCCTGCGCGCCCTGTCCATCCTGATCAAAGACGTGCTGCTGGActccctcaaacacacacacacacacacggcggcGTCCAGCCAGTACCAGAGCCAGCGCTGGTCCAAcatacag ACTGTTGCTGGGTGCCGCATCGCCATGGTGATGATGCAGTACAGCGTTGTTGCCAACAACTACTGGCTGCTGGTTGAGGGTCTGTACCTGCACAGCCTGCTGGTCATCACCGTCTTCTCCGAGAGAAACTACTTCCACTTATATCTGTGCATCGGCtggg GGGCACCGCTGATATTCGTGTTGCCGTGGGTGACGGTGAAGTACctgtatgaaaatgaaga GTGCTGGGAGATGAACATCAACATGGGCTACTGGTGGATCATTCGCTCCCCCATCCTCCTCGCCTACCTG ATCAATTTCTACATTTTCATTCGGATCATCAAGATTCTGATGTCCAAGCTGAAAGCACATCAGATGAGATACACAGATTACAAGTTCAG ACTTGCCAAGTCCACTCTTACTCTCATCCCTCTGTTGGGCATCCATGCCATCCTTTTTACCTTCGTCATCGACGAGTCGGTACCCAAAGAATCCCTGCTGCGCCTCATCCGTCTTTTTTATGACCTTCTCTTCAGCTCCTTTCAG GGTCTGTTGGTGGCGATTTTATACTGCTTCGTCAACAAAGAG GTACAGTCTGAGATGGTGAAGCGCTGGAAGCGCTGGAAACTGGGCAAGGACATCGAGGAGGAGTACCGAAACACGCACAGCCAGACCCCGCACCCAAAGGGAGCCAGCACGGCGACCTCTGCCCCTCCCAACACCCCGAACCCTCCTAAGCAGGCCAGCTCGCCCCTGGCTGTGGAAGAGGGCAGGTGTCTGGTGATTGGCTGTGTGAacaggggagagggaggccagATGGAGTGGGCGCACTGGGTCTCCGGGCCTCGGGAGGGCGCTAGTAACTGCAGCTCGCTTACAGAGGACGTCTGTTTGGAAGAAAGAATACAGTGCAGCAATGCCCCACCGGGTGCGAAAGAGAGCCACGTCTGA